The nucleotide sequence TTCATCCCGGCGCCGGCGGCACCGAGAGCCAAGACTGGGCCGAGATGCTGCTGCGCATGTACACGCGCTGGGCGGAGCGGCGGAAGTTCAAGGTCGAGCTGGTGGAGTGGCAGGCCGGCGAAGGCGCCGGCATCAAGGCGGCAACCATCCACGTCAAGGGCCACAACGCCTATGGCTGGCTGAAGACCGAGGCCGGTGTCCACCGGCTGGTGCGGATCTCGCCGTTCGACGCCAATGCCCGCCGGCAGACCTCGTTCGTGTCGATCGACGTCTATCCCGAGGTCGACGACCGCATCGTCATCGACATCAACGAGGCCGATGTACGGGTCGACACCATGCGCTCCGGCGGCGCCGGCGGCCAGCACGTCAACAAGACCGAATCGGCGGTGCGCCTCACCCACATCCCGACCGGCGTCGCGGTGGTCAGCGAAGGCGACCGCTCGCAGCACAAGAACCGCGCCGAGGCGTGGCGCATGCTGCGGGCCAAGCTGTACGAGCGCGAGCTGAAGCGGCGCGAGGCGGAGGCGATGGCCGAGCAGGCCGCCAAGACCGATATCGGCTGGGGCCACCAGATCCGCTCCTACGTGCTGCAGCCCTATCAGCTGGTGAAGGATCTGCGTACCGGCCACACCTCCGGCACGCCGCAGGCGGTGCTCGACGGCGCGATCGACGACTTCATGGAAGCGACGCTGGCGCAGAAGGCCTATGGTGGCGCCGAAGGCGAGATCGAGGACGTCGACTGAACGGACGTCCGATTGAGCGAAAGACGTGGATGGCCGGCCCGGCCATCCACGTCGGTTCGTCTGCAAAGGATCTGTTCGGCCGCGAGGCAGCCATCTCACCCTTACATGAAGCGTCCGGGTGGCACGTCGGGCTGAGCCAGCATCGACGGCTCGGGCTGCGAATTGAGGTTGAAGCCGACGTCGCCGCGGCTCGGCAGCGTCGCCGGCATCCGCGACAGATCATCGAACGCGAAGCGCAGCGTGTCCTGCCACTGGGCCTGGGCGACCGGGCCGGTCATCTGGGCGGTGTCCAGGGTGCGGCGCGCCATGCTGTCGACGTTGATCTGGCTAAACGCCAGCGCCGTGATGACGAGCGCGAGCGAGGACAGCGTGACGGCGAGGGTGGTTTCGGCGCGGCTGGAGCGACGGTCGTGGCGGGTGTCCGGGCGGGTCATGGGGGCGTCCTCATCAGGCGTCTTCCCTGTGCAGGCATAACGGCGCAGCGGGGACTTCGGTTCTCCACTCATTAAAACGTGAATGATTTGCAAATTGCCGGCGTGGCGTGGTGACGCACTCCGGGCCGGGCGTTAACGCCGGCCGCACCCGTAGGAGTTTTCCCGCGCCGGCCCTTGCGGGATCGCCGCGCCGGGCCAAAACTCCGCTGTGAGCAAGGGGTCTGCGGGAGCCTCAAGCGGACCCGCCGGCACAATCATCCAGCGTTTTACCGGCGGCTAAGCCGCCGTCCGCAGTGCTCCCCGCGAGCGCGCCTCTCCCTCAAGCGTGCCAAACCGACGAGCGTTCCATGACCATCAGCGTCGCCGATTTCGTCAAGCCGTATCGCATCGTGTCCGGAAAAGGCGCCAAGCTGTCGGAGATCGATCCCGGCGACACCCGCCGCCTCAAGCTGGACAAGGACGACGCCAAGGACCTGCTGCAGGGCGGGGTCGAGCGATTGTCCGACCTGCAGGAGAAGCTCTACGCCCAGGACCGCTGGGCGGTGCTGCTGATCTTCCAGGCGATGGACGCCGCCGGCAAGGATGGCGCCATCAAGCACGTCATGAGCGGCATCAACCCGCAGGGCTGCCACGTCACCGCGTTCAAGGTGCCGTCGTCGACCGAGCTCGACCATGATTTCATGTGGCGCTGCCAGCTCGCGCTGCCCGAGCGCGGCCGCATCGGCATCTTTAACCGCTCCTATTACGAAGAGGTGCTGGTGGCGCGGGTGCACCAGGAGGTGCTGAAGCGCCAGAAGCTGCCGCCGGAGCTGGTCACCGAGCGGATCTGGACCGAGCGGTTCGAGGACATTCGCGCCTTCGAGCGCTACCTCGCCCGCAACGGCACCATCGTGCTCAAATTCTTCCTCCACGTCTCCAAGGGCGAGCAGAAAAAGCGGTTCCTGGAGCGCATCGATGATCCCGCTAAGAACTGGAAGTTCTCAATGGCCGACGTTGCCGAGCGGGCGCATTGGGACCGCTACATGGAGGCGTACGACGACATGATCCGCCACACCGCCAGCGAGGAGGCGCCGTGGTTCGTGGTGCCGGCCGACACCAAGTGGTTCACCCGTCTGGTGGTGGCGGCGGCGATCATCGATCGGCTGGAGCGGTTGAAGCTGCACTTCCCGACCGTCGACGACGCCACCCGCGCGGCGTTGCAGGACGCGCGCAAGGCGCTGCTGGCGGAGGATTGAGCGACCGCACGGCGCCCGGCTCGGCGGGTCGCCTCGTTCGCCGCACGATGCCCGGCCCGATGCAGGACCTCGCTGTGCCTACTGCGGCTCGGCGAGTCCGAGGCGGACGCCGGCGCGCAGGAAGCGCTGCGGGTCGACCGGTTCGCCGGCGATGCGGGTTTCGTAGTGCAGATGCGGGCCGGTCGAGCGCCCGGTCGAGCCGAGCCGGCCGACGATCTGCCCTGGCACCACCGCGTCGCCCTCGCGGACGTCGATGGCCGACAGGTGCGCGAACACGGTGGACAGGCCGTTGTCGTGGCTGACCTCGACCATGTTGCCGAAGCCGCTCTGCCAACTGGCTTCCTTGACCCGGCCGCGGGCGGTGGCGCGGACCGGCGCGCCGGTCTCGGCGCGGAAATCGATGCCGCCGTGCAGGGCAGGGCGACGCAGGAACGGGTCGATCCGCGTGCCGAAGCCCGAGGTGACGTCGGCGTCGGGGTGGATCGGACGGCGCAGCGGCACGGCATCGACGGTCTGTTCGAGCCGGCGCATGTCATCGACCGCGGCGGCGACGCGCGCGGCCTGGGCCTCGAAGGTCGCCCCCACCGCGGCGGGAACGAACGGGCCGCCCATCGGCGCCTCGGTCGCGGCGCGGCTTGGGGCGAGGCCGATGTCATCCAGCACCGCGCGCATGCGGCGGGAGCGGGTTTCGGCCTCGCTCTCGATGCGGTTGAGCGCGGCGGCCTGGGCGAGTTCGGCGCGGTCGAGCGACTGGTGCAGGCTCGCCAGACGGTGCGCGGAGCCATGCTCGGCCGGCGCCGCCGGGTGGGCGGCGGCCGAGGTGACGCGGGATTCCAGCCGCGCCTCGCGCTCGCCGGCCGGCTTCAGCCGCACGGTGTCGGAAATCGGCTGCACCGGACGCGGTGCCTCGGCCCGGGTCTGCGGCGTCGGCGGCTTGGTCAGCGCCGAAATCAGCTGCTGGCGCTGCTCGATCGCCGCCTGCCGAACCGACAGGCCCTCGATCCGGCGCTCGAACTGTTCGTGCTCCACCAGGCGGCGCGTGCGGGCCTTCTCGACTTCGTCCTTCAACTCGGCGATGCGGTCTTCATAGGCCGAGGCCACGTCGTGATGGCGGCGCGCCAGCCCGCTCAGCACTTCGTCGCGGAAGAAGACGTAGCTGCTGAGGCCGACCGCCCACGCCAGCACCAGCGCGAACGCACCGACCGAGAGCGCGAGGGTGTGGCGGTGGACGATGACGCCGCGGGAGGGCGCGGCAGACAGGGCGGCATAGCCAAGGTGGGCGCGTGACATCGGCGACCCTACGCACGAGGAGTAAACGCGCCGATTAGACTTGGTTAAGGTTAACGAACCGAAAACTGCGGCCTGGGTTTGTGGTGGCGGGCGACTACAGCGCCGTTGCTGCTGCCAGCACCTGATCGGCGTGGCCGTCGACTTTCACCTTCCGCCACACTCTCGCGACCCGGCCATCGGGCCCGATCAGCACTGTGGCGCGCTCGATGCCCATCGACGTTTTGCCGTACAGCGATTTCTCGACCCACACGCCATAGGCCTCGACCATGGCGCGGGTCTCGTCCGAGCCGAGCGCGACGGCGAGGTCGTGCTTCGCCTTGAACTTGTCCTGGCGGCTGATCGGATCGGCCGACACCCCGATCACCGCGACGCCGGCCCGATCGAACGCCGGCTTCAGCGCGCTGAAGGCGAGTGCTTCCCTGGTACAGCCTTGGGTATCGGCCTTGGGGAAGAAATAGACCACCAGCGGCTTGCCGGCGAACGAGGCCAGCGAGACGCGGCCGCCGCCGGCGGCGGGAAGATCGAATGCCGGTGCGGGCTCGCCGACGACGAGGGCGGCCGGCGCGGTCGAGCTGTCGGTGGGGACCATGTGCCTTCCTTTCGGCGGGATTTTGGGGCCATCTCGGTCGAGGTGCACTCGGCCGGATCGAACCGAATCGAACGGCACCTGCGGCAAGGTGCTGGCGGCGGCATCTTCGGGGCGCACGGGCGCTCGGGGCGATGTTCAGGGTGCGGCAGAAATATTTCAGGATTCCAATATATTAGAGCAGACGCGCCGATGCAATCGGCCAAGCTGGCGCAAATGCCACCGACGTGGTGAGCTTCTCGACCGGGCATGCGGGCTCGGCGAGGGGCGACGGCCGGTAGCGTGAACAGGCAGCGACCGGAGACGCAGCTGAAGATCGGAATGACATTGGCAAGTGCCGCGCGACGGCTCCTGAGGTGGGTACGGGGAGCCTCGCGCTGGCCGCTCAACACAATCCGCCGGCGGCCACGCCTCGCGGCGACGACGCTGTCGCTCGTCGTGCTCGGGGTGATGGTGGTCTACGCCGTGCCCTTTCTGCTGCGCGGGCCGCTGCTCGGCGCGGCGGTGCCGTGGATCGAGAGTTCGCTGGCCGAGCGGCTCGGCCCCGGATATTCGGTGTCGATCGGGGCCGCCGAGGGCGTCGAGGACGCCGACGGGCTGACCGTGCTCAAACTGCGCGATCTCACGGTGAAGGAGCCCGACGGCCGCACCGTTGCCACCGTGCCGCTGACCGAGATCGCGCTCGAAAGCGGCGGCCTGTTCGGGCGGCCCAACCCGCGCCGCATCGACATGTCCGGTGCCGACATGGTGATCGCCATCAATGGCGGCACCGCGACGGTGTCGGCGCGGCCGGCCGGCCAGGGTACGCCGGACCCGGTTCCGGTGCCGAGCGTGCCGAAGGCGCCGACCACGGTCGATGACATCGCCAAGCCGACGATGCTGGCGCCGCTGATCGGCATGCTGGAGGGCATCGAGCGCGACGGTTTCGGCGGGCTCGGACTGTCGTCGATCGGGCTGCGGAACGGCACCTTGGTGATGTTCGACGCCACCAGCGGCCGGCAGTGGCGGTTCGAGAACATCGTGCTGTCGCTGAGCCGTCCGAGCGAGGGCGGCGTCGCTGTCACCATCGCCTCGGGTGGCCCCAAGGGGCCGTGGTCGTTCACCGCCACCGTCAGCCACGAGACCGGCGAGGTGCGCGCCATCGACATTGTCGGCCGCGACCTGTCGCCGAAGGACCTGCTGCTGGCATTTGGCCTCGCCGACGCCGACCTCCACGCCGATTCCGCCGTCGACGTGATGGCGCGCGCTCGTCTCGCCCGCGACGGATCCCTGATCGCCGGCGAGGCACGGCTCCACGCCGGCGCCGGCCAGATCGGACCGCGCGATCCCCCGGACGACCGGCTGGTGATCGACGAGGCCACCGCCGATCTGCGCTGGGACGTCCAGCGCCGGCTGATCACAATCGAGCCGGTGATGGTGCAGACCGGCACCAACCGCTTGCTGCTGTCGGCGGCGGTGGTGCCGCCGGCGACCGATGATGGCGCCTGGGTGTGGCGGGTGTTGCGCGGGCGCTTGGAGCTTGGCGCCGACCGGCCGCGCGAGCCGCCGCTGGTGCTCGATCGCATCCTCGCCCACGGCCGGGTCGAGCCCGCCGCCGGCATCGTCGCTGTCGACAAGGTCGAGATCGCCGGCGTGACGGTGGCCGCGGCCGCCACCGCGACGCTGATCACCAGCGGCCCCAACCCGTCGCTTCAGCTCGGCATGACCGCCAGCCGGATGCCGGCGCACGTGGTCAAGCGGCTGTGGCCGCCGGTGGTGGCGCCCGGCGCCCGCGCCTGGATCCTCAAGAACGTGCAGGCCGGGATGCTGGAGCGCGGCGACATCGCGCTCAATTCGCCGCTCGACGCCCTGCTGAAGAAGGAGCTGCCGCTGCCGGACGGCGGCATGCGCGCCGAGTTCGTGCTGTCGGGCGGCGTGGTGCAGGCGGTCGAGGGCCTGCCGCCGCTGCGCGATTTCAGCGGCACCGCGGTTCTCACCGGCCGCACCGCCAAGATCACGGTGCCGCACGCGGCGATCGAGTCGTCCGGCCGCCGGCTCGATCTGGCGGATGGGCTGATCGAGATCCCCGATACCTTTCCCAAGGGCGCGCCGACCACCATCCGCTTCCACACCGAGGGGCCGGCCGACGCCCTGGCCGAGCTGCTGCAGAGCGAGCTGCTGCGGGCGCAGGGCGCCCCGCCGCTCGACCCGCAGACCACGCGCGGCCAGGTGAGCGGCCAGGTCCAGGTTTCGCTGCCGTTGATGCGCGAGGTGCCGCGCAGCGCCGTGACCTACAACCTCGACCTCCAGCTCACCGGCTTTGCCGCCGACAAGCAGGTGCGCGGCCAGCGGCTGGAGGCGGCGACGGTCAAGGTCACCGCCTCGTCCAAGGACGGCATCGCCTTCCGTGGCGACGGCAAGGTTGCCG is from Blastochloris viridis and encodes:
- a CDS encoding polyphosphate kinase 2 family protein, producing MTISVADFVKPYRIVSGKGAKLSEIDPGDTRRLKLDKDDAKDLLQGGVERLSDLQEKLYAQDRWAVLLIFQAMDAAGKDGAIKHVMSGINPQGCHVTAFKVPSSTELDHDFMWRCQLALPERGRIGIFNRSYYEEVLVARVHQEVLKRQKLPPELVTERIWTERFEDIRAFERYLARNGTIVLKFFLHVSKGEQKKRFLERIDDPAKNWKFSMADVAERAHWDRYMEAYDDMIRHTASEEAPWFVVPADTKWFTRLVVAAAIIDRLERLKLHFPTVDDATRAALQDARKALLAED
- a CDS encoding M23 family metallopeptidase yields the protein MSRAHLGYAALSAAPSRGVIVHRHTLALSVGAFALVLAWAVGLSSYVFFRDEVLSGLARRHHDVASAYEDRIAELKDEVEKARTRRLVEHEQFERRIEGLSVRQAAIEQRQQLISALTKPPTPQTRAEAPRPVQPISDTVRLKPAGEREARLESRVTSAAAHPAAPAEHGSAHRLASLHQSLDRAELAQAAALNRIESEAETRSRRMRAVLDDIGLAPSRAATEAPMGGPFVPAAVGATFEAQAARVAAAVDDMRRLEQTVDAVPLRRPIHPDADVTSGFGTRIDPFLRRPALHGGIDFRAETGAPVRATARGRVKEASWQSGFGNMVEVSHDNGLSTVFAHLSAIDVREGDAVVPGQIVGRLGSTGRSTGPHLHYETRIAGEPVDPQRFLRAGVRLGLAEPQ
- a CDS encoding DUF3971 domain-containing protein; translated protein: MTLASAARRLLRWVRGASRWPLNTIRRRPRLAATTLSLVVLGVMVVYAVPFLLRGPLLGAAVPWIESSLAERLGPGYSVSIGAAEGVEDADGLTVLKLRDLTVKEPDGRTVATVPLTEIALESGGLFGRPNPRRIDMSGADMVIAINGGTATVSARPAGQGTPDPVPVPSVPKAPTTVDDIAKPTMLAPLIGMLEGIERDGFGGLGLSSIGLRNGTLVMFDATSGRQWRFENIVLSLSRPSEGGVAVTIASGGPKGPWSFTATVSHETGEVRAIDIVGRDLSPKDLLLAFGLADADLHADSAVDVMARARLARDGSLIAGEARLHAGAGQIGPRDPPDDRLVIDEATADLRWDVQRRLITIEPVMVQTGTNRLLLSAAVVPPATDDGAWVWRVLRGRLELGADRPREPPLVLDRILAHGRVEPAAGIVAVDKVEIAGVTVAAAATATLITSGPNPSLQLGMTASRMPAHVVKRLWPPVVAPGARAWILKNVQAGMLERGDIALNSPLDALLKKELPLPDGGMRAEFVLSGGVVQAVEGLPPLRDFSGTAVLTGRTAKITVPHAAIESSGRRLDLADGLIEIPDTFPKGAPTTIRFHTEGPADALAELLQSELLRAQGAPPLDPQTTRGQVSGQVQVSLPLMREVPRSAVTYNLDLQLTGFAADKQVRGQRLEAATVKVTASSKDGIAFRGDGKVAGAPFTFDVRRPHPDGDAEVKFQGTLDDAARTKLGIDGPSGVLTGSMTFKAQGRIGDRDTRLAVEADLKEVAIADLVPGWVKPKGKAAKASFTVNDKAGGGVRFEDLVLEGSGALIKGTVELDDSGDPVTLNLPTFQLSDGDRAALKFERGGDGVMRIVLRGEVIDGRGLIKSLMAGPSVSAAVTRHRTRPRDLDVEAKLGVVVGLNGETARQLDLRMTRRNGELRAFALTGRIGGGDATLKADLKAYQGARMAVIAYATDAGSLLRFVDLYTKVSGGEFWMVIDPPSADGLGQQEGVLNVANFAVRDSGLDKLIAAAPAERGSGRFAGGAPVHFTKMKVEFVRSPSRITLRDGVIWGPQIGATVEGQIDYAKNEVGLRGTFVPAYGLNNLFARIPIVGLFMGGPNEGLLGVTYEVVGRPSAPTLRVNPMSAVAPGFLRKLFEFRGAPDAPPPDLVTR
- the prfB gene encoding peptide chain release factor 2 (programmed frameshift); protein product: MRAELQNLVDDIKQSAGLLRRSLDWDVAQRRLAELNAASEDPNLWNDADAAQKLMQERNALADSIEGVVKLERELDDAVTLIELGEAEDDEDTIAEAKAILEGLKAESGRRQIEALLSGEADANNAFLEVHPGAGGTESQDWAEMLLRMYTRWAERRKFKVELVEWQAGEGAGIKAATIHVKGHNAYGWLKTEAGVHRLVRISPFDANARRQTSFVSIDVYPEVDDRIVIDINEADVRVDTMRSGGAGGQHVNKTESAVRLTHIPTGVAVVSEGDRSQHKNRAEAWRMLRAKLYERELKRREAEAMAEQAAKTDIGWGHQIRSYVLQPYQLVKDLRTGHTSGTPQAVLDGAIDDFMEATLAQKAYGGAEGEIEDVD
- a CDS encoding peroxiredoxin; the encoded protein is MVPTDSSTAPAALVVGEPAPAFDLPAAGGGRVSLASFAGKPLVVYFFPKADTQGCTREALAFSALKPAFDRAGVAVIGVSADPISRQDKFKAKHDLAVALGSDETRAMVEAYGVWVEKSLYGKTSMGIERATVLIGPDGRVARVWRKVKVDGHADQVLAAATAL